The nucleotide sequence tccatagtattcactaacccacttgataATTACCTTGCCCATAATGatacaccccatgaaatgcacccatactttgccaagtctctaaattccccgaagtccatcggacttctcacttccctttcaagatccaaaccttcttggtgctcttcatgttggaaatgatctcctttagcacccaaatgcgtttggccccatttttgtcttgcttgttcaccttgatggccaccaccttgtcatttttcttcttcttcaagagataagatgtggaggcctttttgtccaccttgttggtgtaggtgtttgtgagcttgcttgtttgctttttatttttctctttcttcttttctcctcccccattcttcaccttgaactcataggacttgtggccttccttatggcatacgtagcaaaccacgtttatccttcatcaagcttcttcactctcttgatggtgttatctttaTGAAGTTGAACTTGCtctgtcttgcctttcacttgagtcaactccttggtgaggcgagccacttcttgcttgagttgctcattctccattatgacctcttgtgtgcatatttctataataactttctcaacacaaacttggttgcacaagggtgagtctaaacataaaccattacaagaagtagaggcatcctttttagacatgtcaaaaactgaacctttctttttaggtgcctcggtgggggttgtattgatggcttcaagatttacaattttattagttagctcatcacaatgtttacacatggtttctattttagcaagcaaacttttataagcatcttgtgagctagctaacttttcttttaattttttattttttttacaaattactcattattgattgtgcatgcatttgttgttgcactagcctcaagttgctcaattttagtagatagttcaatgttgagattagcaaatgtctcatattgttcaagcaaggttttatatacttcttgtgaactatatagcttttcttgcaacatttttagcttcgtttgttggctagtgcaagccttagcatatttaagattttcttgcacaagtttattaagagaaggcatttcatcatcactatcactctcactagaggatgagctttttttaccttgtgccataagacacacacgagaagagcttgatgataagtgcttgtggcctcgcgctcttgtgatggtcttcttcttcacttgaagaatcatccaatgaccttattgatgtgagggctttgaccttacacgccttcttctttgtcttgggtgtgggcttgtttggacaaactttcacaaagtgccccaactcatcgCATTCATagtatcctttctttctttgctcatttctttgattggtgaagataaaatcttgaattttggatgggcacacccttgacattgagcctttggattatcttctccaccttattgataagtttgattgattcttcatcaaggttagaggtggaggaggaagattgatcattatcacttgatgaatcatcatcatcatcatcattattattatcatcatcatcctcatcttcttcttcatcttcacttgaggagcttgagcttgtctcaatttgcttgcccttcatcttctttttctcactatatgggagagctttgcctttgcttgatgacgagactttttcttgacccatcttcagtgacatttcaaatgccactatcttgccaatgactatgaccggggtcatggtgctcaagtcctctatgttgtgaaggacggtgatgatgcttgcatatttcttttgtggtagcatggagatgatcttcctcatgatgtccgcatcatctagcttcgttaatcctattaaatagagctcattgataattagatttaaacgagaatacatatcacgaacaagctaaTCATCATTCATTTTTAAGGAattataattttatttagctaaacaatatttttgctcatggacattagttgtgccgtcatggagctctgggagttttaaccaaatttcatgtgtcgtatttaaagtgaacacttagttaaacacatccatgctaaaagattcaaataagcaatttttagctctaacattgaaatgaatttcttttccttcactctttgtggatttatcgggattcttaatgggttttatcccatcacgagcgactctccaaacacccaaatctaccacctcaaggtgataagtcattctagctttatagtagggaaagttagtgccatcaaagtgtggaggcctagaggtatccatcccaaccactctaaatagcgtcggctcaatggcggtgaagccaaaggtctaaattgagccaacctgctccgataccaattaaaagggaccgtggcacctaagagggggggggggtgaattagacaacttaaaactctaactctaaactatgacatctttttctaactttagcaaaacctatgcaaaagataaatcatctaaatgtgcaactatggttttgctagtgtgttgctatctctaccgcaaaaggagttatgcaaacaaggtaaatgcggaagctaaagagtaaggtagagatatgcaaactcccatcgatgactttgatatttttaccgaggtatcgagaagcgcacaagcttgtccctagtccttgttgaagcccctcgcaaggaatccctcgcaagggctaagctaccagtcgggtaactccatggatagccccgggccttccccacacgcaagtagATCTccagtgtgccttccggcaagcctctcctggaccgctccccgccgtcttcactatcaagcttccggtcgaaccaccacgggccttgttcactccggtacatggtggcggccacaccacaaacatggttggtgtgatctcgtaagattacaagcccctccgatatacaataATGATGcgcgcaagcatcgagtggtaagaggtgtgcaaacctcactaaacactaggcctaaacctagagcaagcgcataagcgatggtttaactaacctaagcacttcgcaaagcatctacgctaatcaccgaatgtatcactaagcactatgcaagtggagatcactaaattagtgtatcaacatccttgatatgttttctcagctctccacatatcaaatggccggttgggggtctatttataagccccatagagaaagtagccattgggggtgAAACCTAACTTTATGATATTAACCGGACGCTGTtgtcatcctgaccggacgcgtttggtcgtcccgaccgttagagcacgTGCGTTGATTGGACTCTGGGCCGAGTCCAGTATCACTCGATCCGACGCGTCTGGTCCTGCTGgcgtcgctctggaacctctctggactcgatcggacgctataCTTTGTGCGTCCGATTGTTCAGTGCCGCTGCGTTCGGTCACGCTAAAAACATTACCATGACGAAGAACAGTGTCATCGATGCATCCGGTCAttgcttcgctcagcgtccggtcacagctgcgggcgcctgctgttgccgagcaactgattagatgcgtccggtccctataagggtcgcgttcggtcacctctggcaagctcgtttcttcgcgatcttgcgtccggcttggttcccatcttcgtgcttgaacTATGCTtcatatcttgggtcttctcttatgcttctagggtcttatttatggtgttgatcatgggatcatcatgtcgccctttgtccaagtcacgtcttgcatcctattgaactacaaaataattactagcaaatttattagtctaatttggttgtgttggtcgtcaaactccaaaatccaaagtaaatgggcatagGGTCCGTTTTCCTTATAGCTTATTGGCATCATCGTCACGTCATGGTGATGTAAACCACTCGTAATTTGCACGACACTGGAGAACATCTGATGACGATTGCTCAGAAACCCCTCTGCACACGTAGTTTTGTCGACGTTGGAAAGAACTAGCGGTGCCTTCATAGGTTAATTCATGGCCGTGTCGCATTCAGGTTCGGTTATCATGATGGTCTGGAATCATCATGAGACCGAGTATATTGCATCCAGGTTGGCCGCTGCGCTTGACATGCACGTTGTCGAGTCGGGCTGTTCCAGTATGCGTGCAAAGCACGGGGCCGCCTGCCGCCGTCGGGCTCCGCACACCAAAATGCACTCCTGTTAGATGTGTTTCAGCATCAGGCCCCGTCGTAGGTCGTTGTGGTCGTCTCGTGTTGCGGAAGGACACCACCGTGATCAACCGAGTTGCCTTGGTTGCGAAGTTGATCTTGAAGTCCATTGAGCTATCGATTGTAGGATTCCATCTAGCTTGCCATGGGATCAAACGTACAACTCTACCTGTGGCGCTAACTGTCGAcaaaaagatgctcggcagttcaCCGAAGGATATGCCCACTATGGTAAATTGGTTGGTAGatgtgcgcgtgatcaggaactagatggcaatagagacacaagacacaagatttatacaggttcagaccGTCAACGTGACATAAAATCCTATGTTCTGTACTCTATTATTTTGTATTGCTGGAATACGAGATTGGATGTGGGATAGGGGACCTCTGTCCCTCCTTATATTCTCTGGATGGGTAGGGTTAGAAGAAAAATATTCTATTTAATATTACAATATCTTCTTTTAGCCTTGTGATGCACGTCGATCAGTGTCGTGCACCGCACACCTTAATCTTATGAGTTGGGTCACCTCTAACGGTACAGTCCATGTTTTATACGGGgtcatgccccccccccccccccccccccccccccccccgagccaGGTACGTGTGGATAGTGACATCACCGTGCTGCCTGTATCTGTCGCGCGACTGCAAGTGCTCATGGATGCATCATGCAGGGTTGGTTGCGGACGTGGCGATTTGTATCTAATCGCAGTGGAACAACGTCCGAACCAGTGGTGCTAAGAACCCCCATGATCCGAGATTTCTGCAAGGATTGGGTTTGGGTAACATCATGCCCATGCCCATGGCCATCCAGTGTTCAACTTCACCACTTCACAACCCTTTCTGTTCCGGAGTAAACATGGGTGTGATGATCAAGGCTCATAGGGTATCACTTCCGGTCAAAAAACGTAAGTGTAAGTACTCTCACCCAGTGACACTGTATCACAAACCGGTTGTAATTTTTCAAACTTTCACAGTAGATTAAACTAGGAATAAATTCTCTTCCCTGGTAGCTTAATTGGAAGGTCTCTCCCTCTCTGTCTCTGTCTCTACAAATTTTATTAGTTCTCcaaaatgactaagtcaaattaGACAACTAATTCAATTTGCTAGTGGAGGCCTTTAGCCGCTAAAAATTAGGGATCCCAACAGCCTCAACTAATGGATCAACTAACTGTTATCTGAAAATTCAGTTAATGACAGCTAATCGATAGTCAATTGATTCAAATGATCTACGATCGATTGACAAGTATTATATTATCAACTGACTATAAGCTAGGAAATACTCcttccgttttaaattataattcgtttgatttttttaacctcaagtTTGACCGCTCGTCATATTTAAAAAAATTATACAAACGTAATCAAATTGAAgccattcttgaagaacttttgttaataaagaaGTCATGACAAAAGAAGTGATGTTTAGCATAAATTTTTGGAATAAGACGAGTTATCAAACTTAGAGTAAAAAAGTTAAATGaactataatttgaaatggatttAGTAGTAAAcaacatgatttttttttaataaaacaaCACTCCCACTGCCCGCTGTGGCAACGTGCGCCCGCTGCTCCCCGCTGAGTCAACTGAACTCACATGAACCGCGATCGTGAAGGAATTGTTTAACCTGATCTGAGCTTCCTGCGCACACTCGTTAACTCAAGCTTAAGTCACGAACTTAAAGATTCAAAAACAAATGCTTTCCAATGCCACCGTCGGCCCTTCTCTTTCTGCTCGTCGCccacctcgccgccggcgagcccaCATCCACCACGACCCTCACTGCCACCCCGTCGACGCTGACCAAATCAGACCACGCAATCACCCTCCGATGGTCGGGCCTCCCCGACCCGAGCCCGCTCGACTACGTCGCCGTCTACTCCCCGCCGTCCTCCGGCGACCTCAAttacctcgggttcctcctcctcaacTCCTCCGCCTCCTGGGCCACGGGTGCCGGCAGCCTCACGCTCCCGCGCCTGCCCGACCTGCGCGCCCCCTACCAGTTCCGCCTGTTCCGAGGACGACGGCGCGTTGACCAGCAGGACGGCGACACGCTCCCCGACGCCAGCCACCGCGCCGCCGTCTCCGGCAATGTGGCCTACGAGGGATCTGGCGCCCGGCCCGCTCAGCTGCACCTGGCGTTCACCGACGAGGTGGACGAGATGCGGGTGCTGTTCGTCTGCGGCGACGACGGGAGGAGGTTCGTGAGGTACGGGCccgctggtcggcgagaggaggAGTGGGAAGAGGTGCCGGCGGAGGCGAGGACATACGAGCAGCGGCACATGTGCGACTACCCGGCGAACGACAGCGTCGGGTGGCGGCACCCTGGGTTCGTCTTCGACGGCGTGATGAAGGGATTGCAGCCTGGGACAAGGTACTTCTACAAGGTATAGATACATATAACTTGCATGAGTTTTGCTAGTTTCCACTTCGAGTGATATGATTAAGTGGTTACTAGTAGTACTTCCATTGTGATCTGAGAGTTTGAATTTCTGATAGATAGAGCTCATTGTAGCACCTGGGTGCCAATAAATATTTTTGTTGGATACTTGTTCGGCTCTAGCTTGATTGGAACAATTGCTGCCTACGAGTCACTTCAGATCTGAACTGATAAACCCTTTGGCTCCCCATCTGTGGATCTGCCCATCCGAACATCCTAGTTTGGGGCCTTTCATTGTCTGAAAGTTGTGCAAAAATTAATTTTAGAACACTAGCTTCAGTTTGATAGTCAAGTTTTTTATGCTTGCTTCCAGTATTCGTGCAAGAATTCTTGCTTTTCTGTCCTTCGATTAGGGAACCAAAGCCTACCAGAATCACTCACTACTAGCATTACAGCGTACTTACTAGTCCATAAACCTGTGTATCTGCACAGGGCTAGCAATTTTACAACATAAGTATTAGAAGTTTTCGGATAAATCTAGACCTGCAAAAATTGAAATTGTCCATACATATACTTCGTCCTCTTTTTCCTATGTAAGACTATGGATACCAATTTAAGTGACTTCCTATCCTCATTCCAAGTTTTCCCTTTTTCATCGCATCTCCACATGCGCTTGACATGTGCTTAGTCGAAACCTTACCTTGAGCTATGTCAGCTGTTGTTGTAGTCTATCTATCGAGAGTCGTGACTTCATAAGCAAGTTTTTTAAAATCATGGTCCTGAATTGTATCGAAACTCTAATGGTAAGATCCCAAATTGTAGGATCATAATTACTAGAATCATAAAATCGTAGGTTCTACTTAACAGAATTGTAGAATCATCCTAATAAAATAAGATTGTAAAGTAGTAAAATCGCACCATAGAATTTTGATTTTAACAACTATGTTCATAAGTTCAGATTGTGGCTTCCCATTCGATCTTACCTACTGCAATTTTTAATAGAACATTTTCCCTCAACATATAAGTTGAAACCCTAGCATTTGCTCTCTCTCCCTTATTCCTGGCCCATTCtttggagttttttttttaattaagAATCTAGATTTTAGGTCTAAGAGTGAACTCTAATTTACTAAAATTGCATAAATAGGCATTTCATTCAACCTATACCATAGTGCTCAATGTGTTGAATTTTCTCTAGAAAAAATGGAGTGCTTACTATTAAACTAGCAATGTACATATGCTACGATTTTTCGAATAAAACATAATAAGTTTACCTGAAGTAACAATTTATATAATTTTTTAGCATGGAGTACTATTAATATAATTTAACATGGAATGACAGTTGCGCTTTGAAGTTCACTAGAATTAGGATCTTTGCTTGTCGCAGATAATCGAGCTTGGACCTGGGCTATTTTAGTCTTTATTAGTGAAGCACAAAGAGCAGGACTCCATTGTAAAAGCTTAGATTTTGATGTTAGGAACAGCTGGCTTGGTCCTCGATAGGGAACATTTCATCCATTTTGAAGAGATGTCTTAATAAATATCAACAAATAGACTTCTGGAGCAACCACATTTGCGTGACAAGCtaaactaggtcaaacaaataATTATTTTTCATAGCTCATAGTTTCAAGTTTCAACCATGATGAGCATCCAACATCATCAGCATTTGGTATAAATATTCCATCATATGTCACATTCACCTGATCTTTTCAAGTTTAACTGTTATTGGTAGGTTGGCAATGGCAATGATTCAGGAGGTTGGAGTGAGACATATAGCTTCATCTCACGTGACATTGAGGCCAATGAGACCATTGCATTCCTCTTTGGTGATCTGGGCACTTATGTTCCTTACAACACCTACTTTCGAACAcctcaagaaagtttgtcaactGTGAAATGGATCCTCCGTGATCTTCAAGCCCATAAAGACAAACCTGCAGTCATTTCACATATCGGTGACATCAGCTATGCTAAAGGTTATGCATGGTTATGGGATCATTTCTTCGAACAGATTGAACCTATTGCTGCGAATACACCATACCATGTCTGCATTGGAAATCATGAGTATGACTGGCCTTCCCAACCTTGGAAACCCACCTGGGCTGCAAACATATATAATGGGAAGGATAGCGGCGGTGAATGTGGTGTACCATACAGCATCAAGTTCAGAATGCCTGGAAACTCCTCTTTCCCTACTGGCACCAGTGCTCCTGACACTCGGAATCTCTACTACTCATTTGATGCAGGTGTTGTTCATTTTGTTTACATGTCCACTGAAACTGATTTCACTCATGGCAGTGATCAGTACAACTATATAAAAACTGACCTTGAGAGTGTCAACCGGAGTCGAACACCATTCATCGTGTTCCAGGGTCACCGACCGATGTACACCTCAAGCAATGAGGTCAAGGACACAGCTCACAGGGAGCAGATGATTCAGCATCTGGAACCTCTCTTTGTGAAACACAGCGTGACACTTGCTCTGTGGGGGCATATTCACAGGTATGAGAGATTCTGCCCCATGAAGAACTATCAGTGCCTTAACACGTCGTCAAGCTTTGTGTACCCTGGTGCTCCTGCTCATGTTGTGATCGGGATGGCTGGGCAAGATTACCAGCCAAGCTGGGAACCGAGACCTGACCACCCCAAAGTTCCCATATTCCCTCAGCCACAGAGGTCCATGTACCGCAGCGGTGAGTTCGGGTACACGAAACTTGTGGCCACAAGGGAGAAGTTGACACTAGCGTACATTGGGAACCATGATGGGCAAGTCCATGATATGGTTGAAATACTCTCGCGGCAAGTCGATACTGATAGCACACCTGATGAGCATAAGCTGGTTGGTGTGATGCCAAAAAAATTGACATATATGGCAATTGCTGGCTGTGTGATGGTTGCAATGCTGCTCGGTTTCATGGCTGGCTTCGCTGTTAGAAAGAAGACGGACTCTGTACGCTGGACTCCTGTAAAAGATGAGGAATCCTAATTTCTTCAACCTTTACTCGTTTTTGTTGGTAAGCACTCTTTCTTTTCCACTGTAACTTATCTAGATACCAACTAAATATTTGACCTTTAGACTGATTGTTATTGTTAAGTATGTAACTTTGATTAAAGTTGTTGTGTGTATcctttgaagggcgggcctggtgcaagcggtagagtcttaccgcctgtggccggaaggtcccgggtttgagtcgcggcctcctcgcattgcacatgtgagggtaaggcttgccactgacacccttccccagaccccgcacagagcgggagctctctgtcctgggtacgcccttttttttttgttgtgtgTATCCTTTGGTGCAGAGGTTGGGGTGCTTTCAAAAAAAATTGTATCAACTCGATTTAATGATGATCAGTAAGCTTCCTTCTTTCGAACTAAATATTTAGAAAAGGTATATGAAAACTATTTAGAGCTTGCCTTGAACCACATTTTGGCTATGAACTACTGAGGCATGTTAGGAGGAGCTTCGGCTCTAGCTTCTCCATGTACGATAGCATGGAGCTCTTTTTATCTCTCTTCTTAAAATAACTAGAGGCCCATGAACACTACCGCAGAGAAGATTTTTAGAGACCAGTTTTTTTTAGAGGCGGACAAACTAACCGCCTCTAACAAATGGTCTCTGTTAATGGCCATTTACAAAGACGGACACTATTTTTGGCTTACCGAATCTGGCTCCTTCGTGCATAGCTAGGAGTCAGAGCCAGGTGAAATAGGTTCTAAACTTCGTCTTTTTTTGTTTGGAATTGTCACAGTTCCTAATTAACTACATGAAAGAGCTAGTGATAGTCAATTGTAAACAACCTGAGTGATTGTAGGGTCCAACTTTCAATCAAGCCAAACAACAACACTAGCTCATCAATAATCAAATAGTAATGTTTTCGAGAGGAAGGAAACTTTGGGTTATATAACTGAAAATTGGTGCCTGAGGTGGCAGACTTTTTTGTGGGGTGACAAGAAGAGAACATTCTGATTTCCCCATGGAGAGGACTTCGTGAAGGCGCATTCAATGAGTTCAAAGTTTTCGAAATTGGAGGTCTAAGCTAAATACCAAATTTATCAAGAGAGGACTGAGCGCGAGGAATGAATCTGGAAAGATTATGGAAGCGCAGCAGAACGAGTTTGTTCGATAGCTCCTGTTTAATCAATTTCTTAGATCCATTCAGTAGTTGATTCTTTCCTCTCTTTTTTCCCCTAACTGTCAGAAGATCGGCATACGCGTCCCGTCTGCTGACTCCGGTGTTCATCCTACAAACTTCGTCAAGAATAGCCTATGATCTAGGCGAGCGTGGCCGGCCTGCGCGCGACGCGCCTTGTGCTGGTGACCAGTTTGAACCACTGGCCCTCCGGGTCGCACGTCCCGTCCCCGTGCTGGCACGCGCACGGGTTCGTCACGATGCTCCTGCCGTCCGTGCCCACGTCCAGGCACAgcatgccgccgccgcccagcCCAAGAGCAGCGGCGTCGATGGCAACGTGCATCGCTGAGTCTGTCGCCAGGTGCCACGTCGACAGGGGGTCGCCGCAGGCGTTGGTGCCGAGACGCGCGGGCTGCCCACGCCCCTCGGCCCGCAGGCACGGGAGCCCCGCTGCCGCGGCGTCCCTTAGAACGAGcgtcgacgacggcggcgcgtaCGCCCACGCGTCCGTCTCGTTGCACGGGCCCAGCTCCAGCGTCGTCGTCGCCGTGGCCGCGTGCCGCACCGCGCAGAGCCCCGTGAGCGGGTGGAACAGCACGGTGTACGGCAGCGCCTCGCCGTAGCCAGGCCCTGGATGAACGCGCCCGCCAGTCAAAACCAACCACGCGTCAGTATGCAGCGATGCACGCACGCCATTGGAATCTGGAGCAGCGATCGACTAACCTTGGAGTGGCCGCTGCAACGCCTGGATCCTCGGGAGCACGGTCGCGTTGCGGGGCTTGCTCCAGGACCAGTCGAGGACGCCGTACACCTCGTCCATCCCGGCGACGCCCTGCCGCAGCGCGTAGCTGCCCTGCAGCGCCCAGTACGCCCAGTCCACGTCGTGCtccgcggccacggcggcggcgcacgGGAAGTACCGGTTGTCCTTGCGGTCGCCGCCGCGGGAGTCGGCGCCGAACTCGCTGAGGAAGAGCGGGAAGCCCCGGGCGAGCAGGAACGCGCCGCGGCGCGCGAAGTCACGCGCGGCGCGGCCGCACACCTCGTTGGCGCCCTCCGCCTCCCACGCGCGCGCGTCCGAGAAGCTGTACCAGTGCACCTCGAACGCCAGCTTGTTCTCCGCCGCGAAGCTGACGCCCACCTGCCTCGTGGCCAGGAAGGACAGGTCGTAGTCGTAGCTCAGGCCGCCCATGATCACCAGCGCCCGAGGGTTCGCCGCGTGAACCGCCTCCGCGCCCCTCTGCATGTACCTGCCCCGGCAGCAGTCCGGTGCAGtttcagattttttttaaaaaaaaagcaaaatgTACGTACGTGCAAAATCTGCAATCGACTTCGATGGTGAACAACCAATTACTTACGTGTACCAATCTTCGGGGTTCTGCCTCGGGCCACGGAGCTCGTTCCGCAGGCTGATGCCGACGACGTTGGGCACGTCGGCGAAGATGGTGGCCATGCTGCCCAGCCCGTCCACCCACACGTTTGGGTCGAAGTCCCTGTCGCCGAAGAACCCATTGCCGTCGTCGTTGCTGCAGCACCACCCCGGCGTGCTCACGTGGTTGTCCAGGATCACCATGACGTTCTTCTCCCCCAGGGCGTTCACCACAGCCTGCATGGCATCGCATACGGCCGGCGGTGGCCAGAAGCTTGAAGGTTATTAAAACGATCGAACAGCACCAGCTCCTCTCAGGAAGTCAGGAGATGGCTGCGGGCAGAGCTAGCGTGCGTGCGGGCATTTGCCTTGAGCGAGTcgatgagtgtgaggtcgaggaAGCCGGGGTTGTTGACCTCGACGCCGCCGACCGTCTCCGAGAGGCCGTGGGCCAGGAGGGACTGCCGCACGGTGAGCGCCGACAGCGAGGCGTTGGTCGCCAGCGCGATCGGGTACGTGAGGCGGACGCAGTTGAACCCCAAGGAGACGATCATCCCGGAGATGGCGCCTACGGGCTGCCTGCCGAGCCCCTCGGTCACCACGGGCTCCAGGTGCGACGGCCAGTTCACGCAGGCCAGCTTCACCCGGTGCCCCGCCGGGTCCACGATCCACCGCGACGACGTCGACAGCGTGACGGCCGCCGCGGGCTCGCGGTGGCtggcgaggacgacgacgagcagAAGGCACAGAGCGGCACGGATGGAGGACACCATCCACATGGTGTGCGTGCGGGGGATTCTCTGTTGGCTACGGCGCGCGTCCAGGAGTGTGATGAGCGCGTGTTTATAATGTTTTAATGGCATCGATCGGTGCAGTGGCGTGCTCCTAATTCGCATCTGTACGCGGTAAAAAATCAAACAAATATTTGGAGAAGTTGGTGATGAGTTGGAGTGGCCAACATAAAAATGTCGAATCACGACGACCTCGCCGGACTTACCAGCGACAGTTGTTAGCGTGTTAGGGGGCACCATGTTGGCTAACTGCGCGTGTTGATTAGAGCACGAGGTACCAAGGGGTGTTTGATCAGGAGGTGTCACcgcagatactaataaaaaatttatagaatccatcagtactccacgagatgaattagttaagcctaattaatccatcgatagtacatgtttactgtagcaccatattgtcaaatcatgagctaattaggtttaaaagatttgtctcgtaaaatagtcgtaaactgtacaattagtatcgtaattagtctatattt is from Miscanthus floridulus cultivar M001 chromosome 7, ASM1932011v1, whole genome shotgun sequence and encodes:
- the LOC136462275 gene encoding glycosyl hydrolase 5 family protein-like is translated as MWMVSSIRAALCLLLVVVLASHREPAAAVTLSTSSRWIVDPAGHRVKLACVNWPSHLEPVVTEGLGRQPVGAISGMIVSLGFNCVRLTYPIALATNASLSALTVRQSLLAHGLSETVGGVEVNNPGFLDLTLIDSLKAVVNALGEKNVMVILDNHVSTPGWCCSNDDGNGFFGDRDFDPNVWVDGLGSMATIFADVPNVVGISLRNELRGPRQNPEDWYTYMQRGAEAVHAANPRALVIMGGLSYDYDLSFLATRQVGVSFAAENKLAFEVHWYSFSDARAWEAEGANEVCGRAARDFARRGAFLLARGFPLFLSEFGADSRGGDRKDNRYFPCAAAVAAEHDVDWAYWALQGSYALRQGVAGMDEVYGVLDWSWSKPRNATVLPRIQALQRPLQGPGYGEALPYTVLFHPLTGLCAVRHAATATTTLELGPCNETDAWAYAPPSSTLVLRDAAAAGLPCLRAEGRGQPARLGTNACGDPLSTWHLATDSAMHVAIDAAALGLGGGGMLCLDVGTDGRSIVTNPCACQHGDGTCDPEGQWFKLVTSTRRVARRPATLA
- the LOC136462307 gene encoding probable inactive purple acid phosphatase 2, with the translated sequence MPPSALLFLLVAHLAAGEPTSTTTLTATPSTLTKSDHAITLRWSGLPDPSPLDYVAVYSPPSSGDLNYLGFLLLNSSASWATGAGSLTLPRLPDLRAPYQFRLFRGRRRVDQQDGDTLPDASHRAAVSGNVAYEGSGARPAQLHLAFTDEVDEMRVLFVCGDDGRRFVRYGPAGRREEEWEEVPAEARTYEQRHMCDYPANDSVGWRHPGFVFDGVMKGLQPGTRYFYKVGNGNDSGGWSETYSFISRDIEANETIAFLFGDLGTYVPYNTYFRTPQESLSTVKWILRDLQAHKDKPAVISHIGDISYAKGYAWLWDHFFEQIEPIAANTPYHVCIGNHEYDWPSQPWKPTWAANIYNGKDSGGECGVPYSIKFRMPGNSSFPTGTSAPDTRNLYYSFDAGVVHFVYMSTETDFTHGSDQYNYIKTDLESVNRSRTPFIVFQGHRPMYTSSNEVKDTAHREQMIQHLEPLFVKHSVTLALWGHIHRYERFCPMKNYQCLNTSSSFVYPGAPAHVVIGMAGQDYQPSWEPRPDHPKVPIFPQPQRSMYRSGEFGYTKLVATREKLTLAYIGNHDGQVHDMVEILSRQVDTDSTPDEHKLVGVMPKKLTYMAIAGCVMVAMLLGFMAGFAVRKKTDSVRWTPVKDEES